Proteins found in one Sporosarcina sp. FSL K6-3457 genomic segment:
- a CDS encoding sensor histidine kinase: protein MKLSGKMTLRFAGYFLAFYAMLVVVSLLMIVYIFAEIVTGFSAYGDIREADTDAIESHIHKDKEGDYSFSAYLKEIAQRSGGTLELIDEQGNILLSSVELTTVPVPYSFSDLIAMSQARRSHIWSLEDEIYLLFTENTDSDRVMMSLQNSEMFPRLGEGDKRILEENNAVFEIYDAEGNVIDSINGEGVSLTGVNLLANSRRLSEHQEMITSIQLDDGTTAVVRMPNRYYTPFDSLFHDFFMRMLIGFAIFHGVLLLFIVSFSLWIGRRLGRPVFYFLKRIDRLSKKDYTLLEDKILRNAKDGKLKRKYRIYSDVDQSLLTLANSLEANERKLKKTEQLREDWVTGLSHDLKTPLSSIYGYSVMLGSDHEWTSEEVQKFALVMQEKAGYMDDLINDLTYTYQLKNDGVVLEKEHVELGGYVRGYVERNSLEELHIHESSEPVYVSIDLKRFGRVLDNVIGNAVKHNPAETSIHMSVTSDTNVVLLQVRDEGVGMAADVLENLFDRYYRGTNTTSDGSGTGLGMTIAKQLVEAHSGWIQADSDHSGTTITLALPRV from the coding sequence ATGAAGTTGTCGGGCAAAATGACCCTTCGATTCGCAGGTTATTTCCTCGCGTTCTACGCAATGCTTGTTGTCGTATCCCTTCTGATGATTGTTTATATATTTGCGGAAATAGTGACTGGATTTTCTGCCTATGGAGACATTAGAGAGGCTGATACGGATGCTATTGAGTCGCATATTCATAAGGATAAAGAAGGAGATTATTCATTCTCAGCTTACCTAAAAGAGATTGCACAGCGGAGTGGCGGGACGCTGGAACTGATTGATGAACAAGGAAATATCTTATTGTCGTCTGTGGAATTAACAACAGTGCCTGTTCCATATAGTTTCTCGGATTTGATAGCAATGTCGCAAGCTAGACGTTCTCATATCTGGTCGCTCGAGGACGAAATTTACCTGTTATTTACGGAAAATACGGACAGTGACCGGGTTATGATGAGCCTTCAAAACTCGGAAATGTTTCCTCGGCTTGGAGAGGGTGACAAAAGAATACTTGAAGAAAATAACGCAGTTTTTGAGATTTATGATGCAGAGGGCAATGTTATTGATTCTATAAACGGCGAAGGTGTTTCTTTGACTGGCGTAAATTTGTTGGCCAACTCTAGGAGGCTTTCTGAACATCAAGAAATGATAACTTCGATACAGTTGGATGATGGGACAACCGCAGTTGTTCGAATGCCGAATCGCTATTATACTCCGTTTGATTCACTATTTCATGATTTTTTCATGAGAATGCTGATTGGTTTTGCAATTTTTCATGGTGTTCTGCTATTATTCATCGTCAGCTTCTCTTTGTGGATTGGACGCCGGTTAGGAAGACCTGTTTTTTATTTCTTGAAACGAATTGATCGGTTATCGAAGAAGGATTATACGCTGTTAGAGGACAAAATATTGCGAAATGCGAAGGATGGCAAGTTGAAGCGAAAGTATCGGATATATAGTGATGTCGATCAGTCTTTGCTCACGCTAGCCAACAGCTTGGAAGCGAACGAACGGAAGTTGAAAAAGACGGAACAGCTGAGAGAGGATTGGGTCACGGGGCTTTCCCATGATTTGAAAACGCCGCTTAGTTCAATTTATGGCTATTCGGTTATGCTTGGGTCAGACCATGAATGGACAAGCGAAGAAGTGCAGAAGTTTGCATTAGTTATGCAGGAGAAAGCGGGCTATATGGATGATCTTATTAATGATTTGACCTATACGTATCAGTTGAAGAATGATGGTGTCGTACTTGAAAAGGAACATGTTGAACTTGGAGGATATGTAAGGGGATATGTTGAACGAAATAGCTTGGAAGAACTTCACATACATGAATCGAGCGAACCCGTTTACGTCTCCATTGACCTAAAGCGCTTTGGGCGGGTGCTGGATAATGTGATTGGCAATGCAGTGAAGCATAATCCAGCAGAGACATCCATCCATATGAGTGTGACTTCGGATACCAATGTGGTGTTACTGCAAGTGAGGGATGAGGGTGTGGGAATGGCGGCAGATGTATTGGAAAACTTATTTGACCGCTATTACCGTGGGACGAATACGACTTCGGATGGCAGTGGAACCGGACTTGGCATGACAATTGCCAAACAGCTTGTTGAAGCGCATAGTGGCTGGATACAGGCGGATTCGGATCATAGTGGTACGACGATTACGTTGGCATTACCGAGAGTTTGA
- a CDS encoding VOC family protein has protein sequence MTTFLTGIDHIQIAAPAGSEEAARRFYGELLRMEEIPKPENLQARGGCWFLCGPQEVHIGIQNDFTPAKKAHPGFTINALEQLKLRLEKAGYTISNEPPIDGRSRFFTHDPFGNRIEFIEFE, from the coding sequence ATGACGACATTTCTGACAGGTATTGATCACATCCAAATTGCAGCGCCAGCTGGTTCTGAAGAAGCCGCAAGACGATTTTATGGCGAACTGCTTCGTATGGAAGAAATTCCAAAGCCGGAAAATTTACAAGCACGCGGCGGCTGTTGGTTCCTTTGTGGTCCTCAAGAAGTTCATATTGGTATTCAAAACGACTTCACTCCAGCAAAAAAAGCACATCCTGGATTTACAATAAATGCACTTGAGCAGTTGAAATTACGACTAGAAAAAGCTGGTTATACGATTAGTAACGAACCACCTATCGACGGGCGTTCCCGCTTTTTCACCCACGATCCGTTTGGTAACCGAATAGAATTTATAGAGTTTGAATGA